A window of the Erpetoichthys calabaricus chromosome 10, fErpCal1.3, whole genome shotgun sequence genome harbors these coding sequences:
- the aurka gene encoding aurora kinase A, translating into MDPVRRLNNNALTGPTMQAAGVGPRRVPVAPTRVAAAAVLVPRPLVPTNGPQRVQKQKCEIKADLRKPPSHQPSLQAVVAKENMKSKPAVSEINVAQVSSKSLDLPSQNAADYISEDNKTSEKKRWTLDNFDIGRPLGKGKFGNVYLARERQSKFILALKVLFKCQIEKAGVEHQLRREVEIQAHLRHPNILRLYGYFHDTARVYLILEYAPKGELYSELQKCVRFDDQRSATYITELSDALLYCHSRGVIHRDIKPENLLLDGTGQLKIADFGWSVHAPSSRRTTLCGTLDYLPPEMIEGRMHDEKVDLWSLGVLCYEFLVGKPPFETTTHDETYRKISKVEFTFPPFMSEGSRDLISKLLKHNPKERLPLTQVLVHPWILANSTKQPTFMHEKDSGQPVPELSAKQ; encoded by the exons ATGGATCCGGTCAGGAGACTGAATAACAACGCCTTGACCGGGCCCACAATGCAG GCCGCTGGAGTTGGGCCTAGGCGTGTACCAGTTGCACCGACTCGTGTAGCAGCCGCTGCAGTACTAGTCCCTCGACCTCTTGTACCCACCAATGGACCCCAGCGAGTACAGAAGCAGAAATGTGAAATAAAGGCAGATCTGCGCAAACCTCCATCGCATCAACCTTCCTTGCAAGCTGTGGTGGCCAAGGAAAACATGAAGTCTAAGCCAGCAGTCTCCGAGATTAATGTGGCTCAGGTGTCAAGCAAATCACTGGACCTGCCGAGTCAAAATGCAGCGG aTTATATATCTGAAGATAACAAAACCTCTGAAAA GAAGCGATGGACATTGGACAACTTTGACATTGGCCGTCCATTAGGAAAAGGAAAATTTGGCAATGTTTACTTGGCCCGTGAGCGCCAGTCCAAGTTCATCCTTGCCTTAAAAGTGCTTTTTAAATGCCAGATTGAAAAAGCTGGTGTAGAGCACCAGTTGCGCAGGGAGGTGGAAATACAAGCCCATCTAAG GCATCCCAACATCCTGAGGCTTTACGGTTATTTTCATGATACTGCCCGTGTGTACCTCATTTTGGAATATGCTCCCAAGGGTGAACTGTACAGTGAACTGCAAAAATGTGTCCGTTTTGATGATCAGAGAAGTGCTACG TATATAACTGAGCTGTCCGATGCACTGCTCTACTGTCACTCCAGAGGAGTAATTCACAGGGACATCAAGCCTGAGAATCTTCTCCTTGATGGCACTGGTCAGCTAAAGATTGCAGATTTTGGGTGGTCAGTTCATGCTCCTTCATCCAG GAGGACAACACTTTGTGGGACCCTGGACTACTTACCCCCTGAAATGATTGAAGGGCGAATGCATGATGAAAAGGTTGACCTTTGGAGCTTGGGTGTCCTGTGCTACGAGTTTCTAGTTGGAAAGCCGCCTTTTGAAACTACTACACATGATGAGACCTACCGGAAAATTTCTAAA gtggAGTTCACCTTTCCTCCTTTTATGAGTGAGGGAAGCAGGGATTTAATTTCTAAGCTGCTGAAACATAACCCAAAGGAGAGACTACCCCTTACTCAGGTGCTTGTGCATCCCTGGATTTTAGCAAACTCCACTAAACAACCAACCTTCATGCATGAGAAGGATTCTGGCCAGCCTGTGCCAGAATTGAGTGCCAAGCAGTGA